A genomic stretch from Spirochaetota bacterium includes:
- a CDS encoding thiazole synthase → MDDVLKIAGREIRSRFLLGTGKFPSHTVMRDTIVASGSHIVTVAVRRVDPDAGSENMLEYVPSGCILMPNTSGARNADEAVRIARLARAMGCGDWIKIEVISDNRYLLPDNAETIRATDILAKEGFVVMPYMNPDLMDARRLRDAGAASVMPLGAPIGTNKGLRMREMISILIEEMDLPVVVDAGIGLPSQAAESMEIGADAVLVNTAVATAKDPARIARAFAMAIQAGREAYLAGPGSIKKYAEASSPLTGFLR, encoded by the coding sequence ATGGACGATGTGCTGAAGATCGCGGGGCGTGAAATCCGGAGCCGGTTCCTCCTGGGGACGGGTAAGTTCCCGTCGCATACGGTGATGCGTGACACGATAGTCGCGTCGGGCTCGCATATCGTGACCGTCGCGGTGCGGCGCGTCGACCCCGACGCCGGGTCCGAGAACATGCTCGAATACGTGCCCTCCGGATGCATACTCATGCCCAACACCTCGGGTGCGCGCAACGCCGACGAAGCGGTGCGCATTGCCCGGCTCGCCCGCGCCATGGGATGCGGGGACTGGATCAAGATAGAGGTGATATCGGACAACCGCTACCTGCTCCCGGATAACGCGGAGACGATTCGCGCGACCGATATACTCGCGAAGGAGGGTTTCGTGGTGATGCCCTACATGAACCCCGACCTGATGGACGCGCGAAGGCTCCGCGACGCGGGGGCCGCGTCCGTGATGCCCCTGGGGGCGCCCATTGGCACGAACAAGGGCCTGCGCATGCGCGAGATGATCTCGATCCTCATAGAGGAAATGGACCTGCCGGTTGTCGTCGATGCGGGGATCGGGCTTCCCTCGCAGGCGGCCGAATCGATGGAGATAGGGGCGGACGCCGTCCTCGTGAACACCGCGGTCGCGACGGCGAAGGACCCCGCGCGCATCGCCAGGGCGTTTGCGATGGCGATCCAGGCGGGACGCGAGGCCTACCTCGCCGGTCCGGGATCGATTAAAAAATACGCGGAGGCCTCGTCGCCGCTCACCGGGTTCCTCCGGTGA